One Ctenopharyngodon idella isolate HZGC_01 chromosome 3, HZGC01, whole genome shotgun sequence genomic window, atttttgcattcctctgagaaactttgcatttatttgcaaaatGTTGGTGTTCACTTGAGAAATGTTGCATTTGCTTGCAAAACTTGTAACATTTCTGTTTCCAAAGACATTTAGAGTTTGCTCACAAAACGTTCCTCTGAGATATTTTGCATTCACTGGCAAGATTTTGGTGTTCTacagaagcttgtttctgccactgaataaaaaataaaaaaggtaattgtgacttttttctcacaattctgactttttttctcagaattgagatataaatgCAATTGTGAGCTATAACatccaattctgagaaaaaaaaagaatttctcagaattgtgtgatataaacttgcaattctgagaaattctttttttttttctcagaattggatGTTATAGCTCGCAATTGCATTTATATctcagttctgagaaaaaaaaagtcagaattgtgagaaaaaagtaaaaattgcaagaaataaactcacaattgcgagaaaaatagtcagaattgtgagaaaaaagttagaattaaaagaaataaactcgaaattgcaagaaaaaaagtcagaattctaagaaaaaagtcagaattgcaagaaataaactcacaattgtgagaaaagaagtcagaattgtgagaaaaaagtaaaaattgcaagaaataaacttgcaattctgagaaaaaaagtcagaattctaagagaaaagtcagaattgcaagaaataaactcacaattgtaagaaaagaagtcagaattgtgagaaaaaagtaaaaattgcaagaaataaacttgcaattccgagaaaaatagtcagaattgtgagaaaaacgtaaaaattgcaagaaataaactcacaattgcaagaaaaaaagtcagaattgcaagaaataaagtcacaattgcaagaaaaatagtcagaattgtgagaaaaaaagtcacgattatcttttaaattgttttattctgtggcagaaacaagcttccatagaactCGTAAGACTTTTGAGTTTGCCAAGAAATCTTGCATTTTCTCACAAACTTTttgcattcccctgagaaaTGTTGCGTTTGCTAGCAAAAACTTTGCATTGCTCTAAAAAAACTTTGCCATGAGAAACTTTGCACCCACCTGCAAAATTTGTTCACTCGCACAGGTTTTGCGTGTTTTGTGAGCGAACTAAtgatataatttttcctcccatgaCACAAATGTtccagtgcaaaaaaaaaaaaatcctaactTTCTTACCGTAAAATAATTATGAGCCAGACGTTTCTTAGTAAAATGAACACTTTAAGCTAAATAATAAGCTAAAATCCTATTTGATCACATCTAGTATACTCCCACACTCTGAGAAAGTGTACAGACCTTGTGGCAGCGAGTATTTGGCCTGGCTGTAGATCATGACGTATATCCCAGAGAACGGTGCGTCTCTGAGCAGAGTGGCCGTCAGACCTGAGAACAGAGCCTTCGGTCCCTCCACCCGGCACACGGACCTCAGCGCTCCTGCCACACTGCTGTACTGATAGCGGCcgctctgaaacacacacacaagtcaTGATTTCACACTCTCTCATGAGGCTGATCTACACTACAGTTCAAGGGGACCTACAATGTCCCTTTTACAGATCattagcttgtcaaatttgcccctatttgggtgtgagcaaaaacacgcagtttttgtgtgtgtccctttaaatgcaaattagctgctgttcccggccccctttccagaagagggcggagctttaacagctcgcgcttcggttgctcaacaacaacaaagctggagaatctcacgcagccaaaatgaggattgttagtaacggtgttcagtcttacattgttcaaaccggagtcggacactgatggagagactttcaacttttagaatgaaactggacatttctgaatggttagtcgataaatttatgtagttgctgtggagttgattcaactcatcgactagcatgtgtcgtcatgttaatcttttgtgcaaatccttGAATTGACcttcgtttgtgaagcagtccggcgtaaaatgacgggatggtaacaacactctactacaacaactcttcctcttctctaaagcagcccaacatggcctcaccccctttgttgtgtgttctcgggggcggggtttatgtaaatttttgggtatagtgatccacacacatgcacacacacacacctcgaAGCGTGTTTTGATAACGGTGACGGGCAGCATGCAGACACCCGCGACGCATCTGGCTCCGGCTCCCAGCAGCACTGACTGTAGGGGCCCCGGGGCCCCGTCGGCGAAAAACCGCTGCTTTAGCGTGAAATACGTGCTGAAGTAGATCCCGACTCCTGGAATACAGCGCACAAATGACtgtggagagagacagagagaataTTACTATACAAACACAAAGATAATAGAGACCTTGTATCAAATCAGATGTGACACTCACAGGTGAGACGCCTCTCCACAGTCCAAGGAGCTTCTCCGTCCGCAGGACGCTAACAAAGACTGCGACCATACCGACCCGACCCTGACCTGATGCACAGAATACAGTTCAATCAAACTTCATTCAACCAGACTgaacctgtcaatcaaacccgTCTCGTATGTGGACTGACCCGGGCTGTAGGGTCTGCAGACGCGTCTTCACCAGGTCCAGAGGCTGGAAGAGCAGCGTGGAGCACGTCCCGCTCAGAGAGCCGCACATGAACGCCTTCACTGCGGGATGAGCCTAAATCATATTCAAACATGCGtattacaaatacattataCAACAGTCAGTCAAAAGCTGCTTTAATCacatattttacacaatatttagtTCAGCAtgtcacatttttttgtttataaaacagggttattgttaactaaaactaaacttaagccataaaaaaataacattttcattacatattgaaaataaaataaacattataataaaACTTGAACTTATTTCAGGTAGAACTTATTCCATGGCAACATTTCTCagttaaagttttaatttttacaaaatgaagtaggctactaaaataactaaataataactaataactatttatttaaaaaaaaacaagcaaacaccaaaattgctaaaattaaaatgaaagtaaaaatgGAAGATATAAcgataaaaactaattcaaaatatgaataaaaactatatatatatatatatatcaacatacagtattttatagacatttaaaaaaaaaaaaaagacagaaacaccacattatttaaactttaaactaaaaatggaagatataaaaataaatattaataattaataaatatattaataaccaccaataatactaaaatagcacTGTAACAAAATAGTTTTAGTTGGGGTGTATTTTGGCCATCATATCCACAAGATCaataaaatgatttcataaGTGAATGATATGAATGTGATGTAATGCATGACTCAGCAGAGCTTCAGTTCGTCTCTTTCTGCTGGACTTTAGCTGAAGATTCTCATCTGCGCGTCTGTCTACCGTTTAACTGAGCGTGTGTTTGCACAGCCCCGCCTCTTTAGAACATCACCATAGAAACCGAATGTTTTACAGAGGACCGCTTCACACGGACCAATCAGAGTGCAAGAAAACAAGAGGCTTGGCTAAAGCCCGCCCCCTTCAGAGGATTAACTTCACTGCTTCACTTCTGCAAACGCCTGaagtaaacaacaacaacctcCGTGAAATTAGCCCGTTCAGGTCTTTAACCGCATTTTACAATCACTCTATATGATCAAACGCAACGAACATTTTAAACCTCCCGCCTCTGTGTTATTATTGCACAGTCAGAGCTGCGGTAACTATCAGTCATTCTGCCGTATCATCACTAACCAGATAACATGACTATAGAAACGGGGCAAGTTGATGTGACCGGATCAAGTCTGAGGTCAGAGTTCAGAGGGAAACTGCAGAACAGACAAAAttatacatttcaaataaactgAATCAATAAGTCAGTCACTATATTGATTAGCCTACTTATATTGCATAGTGTACATTATACTGTATAGTGGGTTGCAGGTGAATGAGATAAGAGgaaaaatttatatttgaatggTTTGCGTTCTCTTGCAAGCTTGAGTTGCCCCGAAAATCTGAGTTCGCTCGCAAAACTCTtttgttcccctgagaaactttgtgtttgctcgtaaaaaaaaaaactctttcgTTCCCCATGGAAACGTTGCGTTCGCACACAAAACTCCTCTTGTGATGGAAATATTATGAAGTAGAAGAAAAAcgatattttaatgcttttgcgAGCGAATGCAAATGTTTCTCAAGGAACGCAatgctaagtttttttttttgtttgtttgtttgttttgcatcaTAAGAAACAAATTCAGTGTCTAAAGTTTTGACTAGTAATGTCACGtttgtaaaaagtaataaacaCACAAAGACTTACCAGTGAGAACTCCATGAGATGATCAGTCAGTTTGTCCTTGAGAGCAGCGAGCTCAGCTTCTGAAAACACCAGAGTGATCTGAGAATAAATTACTGACCGCATCTCTTTAATTTCACACAAACTTAACATCACCTGACTGCTTCTCTCTCAACACACACAGTCACGCAGTGTTTATTATTCTATTAGTGTCCACCCGTGCCTCTCATTCATGCGCGCGCTTCCCACGTGAGGTGCACCGCACGTTCTTGTGGTTTCAGTGATGCGGTTTTAAAGTAAGTTATAAATACACTTCTGAAGTAAAAGATCAGCTCACCTCTGTAGTCTATGATCCGCGGCGGGTGTTCTGGGTCACAAAATGGGGTTTCCAATAAATGTTGCTGCAAAAGGTGAAAAATATTCCCAGACGACCTCGATAGTGATTAGGaagcttagaaataaaaataattaaaagaagaagaataacGAAGAGAAACAAGGGGTCGTGGTGATCACACACTGTGCCCAGTCGGTTCAGTAGCGCtgctgtctgtctatccgttTACGCGCTCCACAGGTAGGTATAAaagaaaggggcggggcctgatGCAAGGTGTATAGTACACTGAATCTGATTGGCCCATTGCCAGCTAGCGGTTGCAAGACCAGTGCCCAAATGTAACAGTGTAAGTATAACCTCGGCtatatgtcataattttctcTGACATAagaaaataatagtaaaaatgatTTCAGTAAAACACATAATTATACACACAAATTTAAATAGAATACATTCCCTTCAATGTAAAGTAGATAAATCCGCTCAAAACCAGTTTGGACCATTGTGCTCGGTCTGCAGTGAGGCGACCAGTGTGCGCGCTCTCGTGGCAAAACTCAGTAACGGTCAAAACAGAGTGAACCGTTTCATTACTTTGAGGAAAATGGTTTCTTTACGAGTTGTGGGAGAAATCAGTAGAATAAGTTatgttaaatttattaaatgctTTATTTGATTCATGATGAACATGAATGGTTAAATATTGATTCAAATGATGTTCTGTTCACATATTTTGCAAAATAGTTTGATTTGCCTAGCAACAATGCAGCGACGGGTTATGGATGCGCGGGCTTTCTTCTGACTGAACGAATGACGTTGAAAAACatgctttaagaaaaaaaacggtttttttttttcaaaaagattAGATTATCAATATATATTTGATGGGGAAAAGTGGATGAACGAAATGCTGAGGTAGGGAACATT contains:
- the slc25a38a gene encoding mitochondrial glycine transporter A → MEFSLAHPAVKAFMCGSLSGTCSTLLFQPLDLVKTRLQTLQPGSGRVGMVAVFVSVLRTEKLLGLWRGVSPSFVRCIPGVGIYFSTYFTLKQRFFADGAPGPLQSVLLGAGARCVAGVCMLPVTVIKTRFESGRYQYSSVAGALRSVCRVEGPKALFSGLTATLLRDAPFSGIYVMIYSQAKYSLPQEISQSSYAPLANFSCGVLAGVLASIVTQPADVVKTHVQVSPDIFRRTSDVVRYIYKDHGLVGFFRGAVPRSLRRTMMAAMAWTVYEQLMAQMGLKS